A genomic window from Klebsiella quasipneumoniae subsp. quasipneumoniae includes:
- the lpxP gene encoding kdo(2)-lipid IV(A) palmitoleoyltransferase, with amino-acid sequence MACVFHKQLLHPRNWLTWFGLGILWLIVQLPYPLLHFIGTSAGRLSRRFLKRREHIARRNIELCFPEMSPAARETLIDQNFMSLGMGLIETGMAWFWSDERVKKWFDVEGFANLNHALSGGKGVMVVGIHFMSLELGGRAMGLCRPMMATYRPHNSPLMEWVQTRGRLRSNKAMIDRNNLTGLVHALKSGEAVWFAPDQDYGPKGSVFAPFFSVPQAATTNGTYVLSRLSGAKMLSISMVRKLDRQGYSLHISEVMNDYPGEDKQIAAGYINKVIEREILRAPEQYLWVHRRFKTRPLGEPSVY; translated from the coding sequence ATGGCCTGCGTATTTCATAAACAACTTTTACACCCGCGCAACTGGCTGACCTGGTTCGGGCTCGGCATTCTCTGGTTGATCGTGCAACTGCCTTATCCGCTGCTGCATTTTATCGGCACCAGCGCGGGTCGTCTTTCCCGACGCTTTCTCAAACGCCGCGAACATATCGCCCGGCGCAATATTGAACTCTGCTTCCCGGAGATGTCGCCGGCGGCGCGCGAGACCCTCATCGATCAAAACTTTATGTCGCTGGGAATGGGACTGATCGAAACCGGCATGGCCTGGTTCTGGAGCGATGAGCGGGTTAAAAAATGGTTTGATGTCGAGGGCTTTGCCAACCTTAATCATGCGCTTAGCGGCGGGAAAGGGGTGATGGTCGTCGGCATACACTTTATGTCGCTGGAGCTGGGCGGGCGCGCCATGGGGCTGTGTCGTCCAATGATGGCCACCTATCGTCCGCACAACAGTCCGCTGATGGAGTGGGTGCAAACCCGCGGTCGCCTGCGCTCGAACAAAGCGATGATCGATCGCAACAACCTGACCGGCCTGGTACATGCCTTAAAATCAGGCGAAGCGGTCTGGTTTGCTCCGGACCAGGATTACGGCCCCAAGGGCAGCGTGTTTGCGCCGTTTTTCTCCGTCCCGCAGGCGGCTACCACCAACGGCACCTATGTGCTTTCCCGTTTATCGGGGGCGAAAATGCTGAGCATCAGCATGGTGCGCAAGCTGGATCGCCAGGGCTACAGCCTGCACATTAGCGAAGTGATGAATGACTATCCGGGTGAGGATAAGCAGATCGCCGCCGGCTATATCAACAAGGTGATTGAGCGCGAGATCCTGCGCGCCCCCGAGCAGTATCTGTGGGTGCATCGCCGTTTTAAAACCCGCCCGCTGGGTGAACCCTCCGTCTATTAA
- the fraE gene encoding fructose-asparagine asparaginase: MNFRALLAIALLTMSSLAFSETRLPHIVILATGGTIAGSAASNTQTTGYKAGAIGVQTLINAVPEISKIAHVEGEQVANIGSENMTSDIILQLSKRVNALLARDDVDGVVITHGTDTLDETPYFLNLTVKSNKPVVFTAAMRPATAISADGPMNLLEAVTVAADPDARGRGVMVVLNDRIGAARFVTKTNATSLDTFRAPEEGYLGVVVGGKPQFETRVDKIHTLRSVFDVRQLKALPKVVIIYGYQDDPEYMYDAAIAHHADGIIYAGTGAGSVSVRSAAGIKKAQQAGIVVVRASRTGSGVVPPDDSQPGLVADSLNPAKARILLMTALTQTKNPQLIQQYFHTY; this comes from the coding sequence ATGAATTTTAGAGCATTACTTGCCATTGCGTTACTGACGATGAGCAGCCTGGCGTTTAGCGAGACGCGCTTACCGCATATTGTCATTTTAGCCACCGGCGGGACGATTGCCGGCTCGGCGGCCAGCAATACCCAGACGACGGGCTATAAGGCCGGGGCGATTGGCGTGCAGACGCTGATTAACGCCGTGCCGGAAATAAGTAAAATCGCCCACGTCGAAGGTGAGCAGGTGGCGAATATCGGCAGTGAGAATATGACCAGCGATATTATTCTGCAGCTCTCGAAGCGGGTGAATGCGTTATTAGCCCGGGATGATGTCGATGGCGTGGTGATCACTCATGGCACCGACACCCTCGATGAAACCCCTTATTTCCTCAATCTGACGGTGAAAAGCAATAAACCGGTGGTCTTTACCGCCGCAATGCGTCCGGCGACGGCGATCAGCGCCGACGGGCCGATGAACCTGCTGGAAGCCGTCACCGTCGCCGCCGACCCGGATGCCCGCGGGCGCGGGGTCATGGTGGTGCTTAACGACCGCATCGGCGCGGCGCGCTTCGTCACCAAAACCAATGCCACCTCGCTGGATACTTTCCGGGCGCCGGAGGAAGGTTATCTTGGCGTCGTGGTGGGGGGAAAACCCCAGTTTGAAACGCGGGTGGATAAAATTCACACCCTGCGCTCGGTCTTCGATGTGCGTCAGCTGAAGGCCCTGCCGAAAGTGGTGATCATCTATGGTTACCAGGACGACCCGGAGTATATGTACGATGCGGCGATCGCCCATCATGCCGACGGTATTATTTACGCCGGCACGGGGGCGGGTTCTGTATCGGTACGTAGCGCTGCTGGTATTAAAAAAGCGCAGCAGGCGGGTATCGTGGTGGTGCGTGCCTCCCGCACCGGCAGCGGCGTGGTGCCCCCGGACGACAGCCAGCCAGGGCTGGTGGCCGATTCCCTCAACCCGGCTAAAGCGCGTATTCTGCTGATGACGGCGCTGACGCAGACGAAAAATCCGCAGCTGATCCAGCAATACTTCCACACCTATTGA
- a CDS encoding HD domain-containing phosphohydrolase — protein sequence MRIALKSALMLTTNVIQIINPDLHRHMQRTALIALTLAQRLGLPAERQQTIFCAALLHDIGVLGDRRTIHSLDAIDNIHDPHQRQGAAMLEGLATFRPIVPFIRDHHFSPEHRGSREQHIVYFADAFERLLPADSRVTAWPTRAVVEQFVTLHREIDPLLCDTLCEVAENANFWQHLHPGHIQRLLEIIAPINTLYLDIDGLKDVCLLIAKIVDTYSSFTASHSIMVGEIARQLAHWMQLPEPICQQIQVAGYLHDIGKVYIPLSILEKEGELDDDELSQVREHSYMTGDLLSDYSELGDIINWASNHHEKLDGSGYPLHLEKDHLTLADRIISIADIFTALTEDRPYRKGMAWQEALQIMETDVINGALDRDVFLVLRHHAETLHAIILQTLEHPRSEHRP from the coding sequence ATGCGTATTGCCCTGAAGTCGGCCCTGATGCTGACCACCAACGTCATTCAGATCATCAACCCTGATCTACACCGGCATATGCAACGAACGGCCTTAATCGCCCTGACGCTGGCGCAAAGGCTGGGCTTGCCTGCCGAGCGGCAGCAGACCATTTTTTGCGCCGCGCTGCTGCACGATATCGGCGTACTGGGTGATAGACGCACCATTCATTCGCTGGATGCCATCGATAATATCCACGATCCGCATCAGCGCCAGGGGGCGGCGATGCTCGAGGGGTTAGCAACCTTCCGGCCCATCGTCCCCTTTATTCGCGACCACCACTTTAGCCCGGAGCACCGCGGCAGCCGCGAACAGCATATTGTCTATTTCGCCGATGCCTTTGAACGGCTGCTCCCGGCGGATAGCCGCGTGACCGCCTGGCCCACGCGGGCAGTGGTGGAGCAGTTCGTCACCCTGCACCGGGAGATCGATCCGTTACTCTGCGATACCCTGTGCGAGGTCGCTGAAAATGCGAACTTCTGGCAGCACCTGCATCCCGGGCATATTCAACGGCTGCTGGAAATTATTGCCCCCATCAACACGCTGTATCTGGATATTGACGGTCTGAAAGATGTCTGCCTGCTGATTGCCAAAATTGTCGACACCTACAGCAGCTTTACCGCCAGCCACAGTATTATGGTGGGGGAAATCGCCCGCCAGCTTGCCCACTGGATGCAGCTGCCGGAGCCCATCTGCCAGCAAATACAGGTTGCCGGCTATCTGCACGACATTGGTAAGGTTTATATCCCTCTTTCTATTCTGGAAAAAGAGGGGGAGCTGGATGACGACGAGCTGAGCCAGGTACGCGAGCACAGCTACATGACCGGGGATCTCCTTAGCGACTACAGCGAGCTTGGCGACATTATCAACTGGGCCTCGAATCATCATGAAAAACTGGACGGCAGCGGCTACCCTCTGCATCTCGAAAAGGATCACCTGACCCTCGCCGACCGCATTATCTCCATCGCCGATATTTTCACCGCCCTGACCGAAGATCGCCCTTATCGTAAAGGGATGGCCTGGCAGGAGGCCTTACAGATTATGGAAACGGATGTTATAAATGGCGCTCTGGATCGCGATGTCTTTCTCGTTTTGCGCCACCATGCGGAAACGCTACACGCCATCATTCTTCAGACCCTCGAACACCCCCGCAGCGAGCACCGTCCCTGA
- a CDS encoding sensor domain-containing diguanylate cyclase, producing the protein MRIATITNWAYGITVGLTLASGSAMLMASSADRVERQAVQQRQVFDTLSDEVENDAWALSDLARLYVVKPSPETLEQYQQLQRTDKSIELRLARLKDNGASREELALLHDGLQIAAELQDEQLAALTHVAHGDAPAAIAVLYGNAYETELERMQTQIDRFRQMLENRAAVAIDQATERSRIWRTLSEIMVGLTALMFLFVLGFILKRRVLYPVVRLSDVVQRLASQDYAVETPQFTQVDEIGDMAQAIRIFRENGLARQQLEQQRDADWAIRELLARMTQRLQGCETIEDVIKVAELFAPNIAPTIPGKLYILDTDPWQMRCVAQWLAPAGETTPFSPDDCWAIRRGLSHPPVQGEPDITCYHLPEAHAGQSLCVPLIAQGEAIGLLTFQNVTASDAPSRAYLELMAEALGLALANQRLRSALLEKALFDSLTGLRNRHHLDEALHSQMALAVHTRTPLSCLMIDIDHFKAINDRYGHEAGDLVIKSVATIVQRAVRDIGTAFRYGGEEFLVLLPGLDEAGAHQCASEIYTQVHAMTLRDGLTEIGQVDVSIGIASYPQHTQSDSLLRAADAALYRAKELGRSRIVSFGRLKTS; encoded by the coding sequence GTGAGAATCGCCACCATCACCAACTGGGCCTACGGGATCACCGTCGGCCTGACGCTGGCCTCCGGGAGCGCCATGCTCATGGCCTCCAGCGCAGACCGCGTCGAACGCCAGGCGGTACAGCAGCGCCAGGTCTTTGATACCCTCTCCGACGAGGTGGAAAACGACGCCTGGGCGCTGTCTGACCTCGCCCGGCTATACGTGGTTAAGCCCTCTCCGGAGACGCTGGAGCAGTACCAGCAGCTGCAGCGGACCGACAAAAGCATTGAGCTGCGGCTGGCCAGATTGAAAGATAACGGCGCCAGCCGCGAGGAGCTGGCGCTGCTCCACGATGGCCTGCAGATTGCCGCTGAACTGCAGGATGAACAACTGGCCGCCCTGACGCATGTCGCCCACGGCGATGCGCCAGCGGCCATCGCCGTGCTGTACGGCAATGCATACGAGACCGAGCTGGAACGCATGCAGACGCAGATCGATCGCTTCCGCCAGATGCTCGAAAATCGCGCCGCCGTCGCCATTGACCAGGCCACCGAACGCTCGCGGATCTGGCGCACCCTGTCGGAAATCATGGTCGGCCTGACCGCGCTGATGTTTTTGTTCGTCCTCGGCTTTATTCTCAAGCGGCGGGTGCTCTACCCGGTGGTTCGCCTGAGCGACGTGGTGCAGCGTCTCGCCTCCCAGGACTATGCGGTGGAGACGCCGCAGTTCACTCAGGTGGATGAGATTGGCGATATGGCCCAAGCCATCCGCATTTTTCGCGAGAACGGCCTGGCCCGCCAGCAGCTGGAGCAGCAGCGCGACGCTGACTGGGCGATCCGCGAACTGCTGGCGCGCATGACCCAGCGTCTGCAGGGCTGTGAAACCATTGAGGATGTGATTAAGGTGGCGGAACTGTTTGCGCCGAATATCGCCCCGACGATCCCCGGGAAACTGTATATTCTCGATACCGACCCCTGGCAGATGCGCTGCGTGGCGCAGTGGCTGGCGCCCGCCGGGGAGACGACGCCCTTTTCACCCGACGACTGTTGGGCGATACGTCGGGGACTCAGCCATCCGCCGGTGCAGGGCGAACCCGATATCACCTGCTATCATCTGCCGGAGGCGCACGCCGGCCAGTCGCTCTGCGTACCGCTCATCGCCCAGGGCGAAGCCATCGGGCTGCTGACCTTTCAGAACGTTACCGCCAGTGACGCTCCTTCCCGGGCCTACCTTGAGCTGATGGCGGAAGCGTTGGGCCTGGCGCTGGCCAATCAGCGCTTACGCAGCGCCCTGCTGGAAAAAGCGCTGTTCGATTCCCTGACCGGCCTGCGTAATCGCCATCATCTGGACGAAGCGCTGCATTCACAGATGGCGCTGGCGGTCCATACCCGCACCCCGCTGAGCTGTCTGATGATCGACATCGATCATTTTAAAGCCATCAATGACCGCTACGGCCACGAGGCCGGCGATCTGGTGATTAAGAGCGTCGCCACCATCGTGCAGCGCGCGGTGCGCGATATCGGCACGGCTTTCCGCTACGGCGGTGAGGAGTTTCTGGTGCTGCTTCCCGGCCTTGACGAAGCCGGGGCGCACCAGTGCGCCAGCGAGATCTATACCCAGGTGCATGCGATGACGCTGCGCGATGGTCTGACCGAGATAGGCCAGGTGGATGTGTCGATTGGCATCGCCAGCTACCCGCAGCATACCCAAAGCGACAGCCTGCTGCGCGCGGCGGACGCCGCGCTGTACCGGGCGAAAGAGCTGGGCCGCTCAAGGATTGTCAGCTTTGGCCGCCTGAAGACCAGCTAA
- a CDS encoding LysR substrate-binding domain-containing protein, whose product MSLRALRHFVVVAEELHMHRAAERLHIAQPALSQQIKQLEQRLGVVLFSRANRRLTLTAAGEAFWQKTRLALEMVDQAALDAQRTARGEQGRLHLGYVSSAMYDSKLPGLLRELRADWPGIELSLVHGDVQMLYEALLDLRLDIAIIRAPLASPPEALVVRPFVREKLCLALYQQHPLAGVGALNLASLRADNWISLDDPQGTGLEQVFIDACRVAGFTPQVAQRINDVTSMISLVSAGVGVALVPVSARALRLDNVVYIDLQDRLAESELSMVYHRHIRSAVVRKVISLLNATEQSPG is encoded by the coding sequence ATGTCCTTGCGAGCGTTACGCCATTTTGTGGTCGTTGCCGAAGAGTTACATATGCACCGGGCGGCGGAGCGGTTACATATCGCCCAGCCCGCCCTCAGCCAGCAGATTAAACAGCTCGAGCAGCGTCTGGGGGTTGTACTCTTCTCCCGCGCCAACCGCCGTCTGACCCTGACCGCCGCGGGCGAGGCCTTTTGGCAGAAGACGCGGCTGGCGCTGGAGATGGTCGACCAGGCGGCACTGGACGCCCAGCGCACCGCGCGGGGCGAGCAGGGAAGGCTGCATCTGGGGTATGTCTCCAGCGCGATGTACGACAGTAAACTGCCGGGGCTGCTGCGCGAGCTGCGCGCCGACTGGCCGGGGATTGAGCTGTCGCTGGTGCATGGCGATGTGCAAATGCTCTACGAAGCGCTGCTGGATCTGCGCCTGGATATCGCCATCATCCGCGCGCCGCTGGCCTCGCCGCCGGAGGCGCTGGTGGTCAGGCCGTTTGTGCGGGAAAAGCTCTGCCTGGCGCTCTATCAACAGCATCCGCTGGCGGGCGTGGGGGCGCTCAATCTGGCCTCATTGCGCGCGGATAACTGGATCTCGCTTGACGATCCGCAGGGCACCGGGCTGGAGCAGGTGTTTATTGACGCCTGCCGCGTCGCGGGCTTTACGCCGCAGGTGGCGCAGCGGATTAACGACGTCACCTCGATGATTAGCCTGGTCTCCGCCGGGGTCGGGGTGGCCCTGGTTCCGGTCTCGGCGCGGGCCTTACGCCTCGATAACGTGGTGTATATCGATCTTCAGGACCGGCTGGCGGAGAGTGAGCTGAGCATGGTTTACCACCGCCATATCCGTTCGGCGGTGGTGCGGAAAGTTATCTCGCTGCTCAATGCGACCGAGCAATCACCCGGTTAG
- a CDS encoding UbiD family decarboxylase: MTAPIQDLRDAIALLQQHDNQYLETNHPVDPNAELAGVYRHIGAGGTVKRPTRIGPAMMFNNIKGYPHSRILVGMHASRQRAALLLGCEASQLALEVGKAVKTPVAPVVVPAGSAPCQEQVFLADDPDFDLRTLLPAPTNTPIDAGPFFCLGLALASDPDDASLTDVTIHRLCVQGRDELSMFLAAGRHIEVFRQKAEAAGKPLPITINMGLDPAIYIGACFEAPTTPFGYNELGVAGALRQRPVELVQGVSVPEKAIARAEIVIEGELLPGVRVREDQHTNSGHAMPEFPGYCGGANPSLPVIKVKAVTMRHNAILQTLVGPGEEHTTLAGLPTEASIWNAVEAAIPGFLQNVYAHTAGGGKFLGILQVKKRQPADEGRQGQAALLALATYSELKNIILVDEDVDIFDSDDILWAMTTRMQGDVSITTLPGIRGHQLDPSQTPEYSPSIRGEGISCKTIFDCTVPWALKAHFERAPFADVDPRPFAPEYFARLENGHGQ, encoded by the coding sequence ATGACCGCACCGATTCAGGATCTGCGCGACGCCATCGCGCTGCTGCAACAGCATGACAATCAATACCTCGAAACCAATCATCCGGTGGACCCTAACGCCGAGCTGGCCGGCGTCTATCGTCATATCGGCGCCGGCGGCACCGTGAAGCGCCCCACCCGCATTGGCCCGGCGATGATGTTTAACAATATTAAAGGCTATCCGCATTCACGCATTCTGGTGGGCATGCACGCCAGCCGCCAGCGGGCGGCGCTGCTGCTGGGCTGCGAAGCTTCGCAGCTGGCGCTGGAGGTGGGTAAAGCGGTGAAAACACCGGTTGCGCCGGTGGTGGTTCCGGCCGGCAGCGCCCCCTGTCAGGAGCAGGTTTTTCTGGCCGACGATCCGGACTTTGATTTGCGCACCCTGCTCCCGGCGCCCACCAACACCCCGATCGACGCCGGCCCCTTCTTCTGCCTGGGCCTGGCGCTGGCCAGCGATCCTGACGACGCCTCGCTCACCGACGTCACCATCCACCGCTTGTGCGTGCAGGGCCGGGATGAGCTGTCGATGTTTCTTGCCGCCGGCCGCCATATCGAAGTGTTTCGCCAGAAAGCCGAGGCTGCCGGCAAACCGCTGCCGATAACCATCAATATGGGTCTCGATCCGGCCATCTATATTGGCGCCTGCTTCGAAGCCCCTACCACGCCGTTTGGCTATAACGAACTGGGCGTCGCCGGCGCGCTGCGTCAGCGCCCGGTGGAGCTGGTGCAGGGCGTCAGCGTCCCGGAGAAAGCCATCGCCCGCGCCGAGATCGTCATTGAAGGCGAACTGCTGCCCGGCGTGCGCGTCAGAGAAGATCAACACACCAACAGCGGCCACGCGATGCCGGAATTTCCCGGCTACTGCGGCGGCGCCAACCCGTCGTTGCCGGTGATCAAAGTCAAAGCGGTAACCATGCGGCACAATGCCATCCTGCAGACGCTGGTGGGACCGGGGGAAGAACATACCACCCTCGCCGGGCTGCCGACCGAAGCCAGTATCTGGAATGCCGTCGAGGCCGCCATCCCGGGCTTTTTACAAAACGTCTACGCCCACACCGCGGGCGGCGGTAAATTTCTGGGGATCCTGCAGGTGAAAAAACGTCAGCCTGCCGACGAAGGACGTCAGGGACAGGCTGCGCTGCTGGCGCTGGCGACCTATTCCGAACTGAAAAACATCATTCTGGTTGATGAGGATGTCGATATCTTTGACAGCGACGATATCCTGTGGGCGATGACCACCCGCATGCAGGGGGATGTCAGCATCACCACCCTCCCCGGTATCCGCGGTCACCAGCTCGATCCTTCCCAGACGCCGGAATACAGTCCGTCGATCCGCGGGGAAGGTATCAGCTGCAAAACGATTTTTGACTGTACGGTTCCCTGGGCGCTGAAAGCGCACTTTGAGCGTGCGCCGTTTGCCGATGTCGACCCGCGTCCGTTTGCCCCGGAGTATTTTGCCCGTCTGGAAAACGGCCACGGTCAGTAA
- a CDS encoding Spy/CpxP family protein refolding chaperone has protein sequence MNTRLRNTLIAIALTTCFTAASQASTSADVPSVSQDPVVQHLKLSEDQVAKIQALRQGFENSVSQIKISGYQDGALADVIHSGKWDEAKVKQQLAAFSQLDQQVRYYRVKYYFDVSQVLTAEQREQVKKDLAAAIN, from the coding sequence GTGAATACACGCTTGCGTAACACCCTGATCGCCATTGCGCTGACCACCTGCTTCACCGCCGCCAGCCAGGCGTCGACCTCGGCTGACGTGCCGTCTGTCTCGCAGGACCCGGTCGTCCAGCACCTGAAGCTGAGTGAGGATCAGGTCGCCAAAATCCAGGCGCTGCGTCAGGGCTTCGAGAACAGTGTGAGCCAGATTAAAATCAGCGGCTATCAGGACGGCGCCCTGGCCGACGTGATTCACTCCGGGAAATGGGATGAAGCCAAAGTCAAACAGCAGCTGGCTGCCTTTAGCCAACTGGATCAGCAGGTGCGCTATTATCGCGTGAAATACTACTTCGACGTCAGCCAGGTGCTGACCGCTGAGCAGCGTGAGCAGGTGAAAAAAGACCTCGCCGCGGCGATCAACTAA
- a CDS encoding EAL domain-containing protein — translation MVKENVKNTSYRFVLEPAISDGGGYHSWELLTKDIIAPAQNNTSAPTFSFSTLTESDKLALFTRQIELLSVFDFSQVDNKPISLNIDDLLSHFILTDRYLCDFLRSCKNIALEINENFHEFIAGRELTALSTLATLCPVWLDDFGRGRTTFRLLERFRFDCVKVDKDYFWDKENDPALPGLLQAIHTLTGHVIVEGIETEKQKRLITAAGDIIGQGRYWKDEYIFLCC, via the coding sequence ATGGTTAAAGAAAACGTGAAAAATACCTCTTATCGCTTCGTTCTGGAGCCCGCTATTAGCGATGGTGGCGGCTACCACTCGTGGGAATTGCTCACTAAAGACATTATAGCACCCGCACAAAATAACACCTCAGCGCCCACGTTTTCTTTCTCCACGCTCACCGAAAGCGATAAGCTTGCACTATTTACCCGACAAATCGAGTTGCTTTCCGTATTTGATTTTTCCCAGGTCGATAATAAGCCGATCTCTCTGAATATTGATGATTTATTAAGCCATTTTATTCTGACCGACCGCTATCTCTGTGATTTTCTGCGCTCCTGTAAAAACATTGCTCTGGAAATAAATGAGAATTTTCATGAATTTATCGCTGGCCGTGAACTGACGGCGCTGAGCACGCTGGCGACGCTTTGCCCGGTCTGGCTGGATGACTTTGGTCGCGGACGAACGACGTTCCGGCTGCTGGAGCGATTTCGCTTTGATTGCGTCAAAGTGGATAAAGACTATTTCTGGGACAAAGAAAACGATCCCGCATTGCCCGGGCTGTTACAGGCTATTCATACCCTGACCGGGCATGTGATTGTGGAGGGGATCGAAACCGAAAAGCAAAAACGGCTCATCACTGCGGCCGGGGATATCATTGGTCAGGGCCGTTACTGGAAGGATGAATATATCTTTCTTTGCTGCTGA
- a CDS encoding helix-turn-helix domain-containing protein, with translation MAGRVDYDIEKYQFTEAGETSRLREQWREVYQECRQLQAGAEERLRIALLNVDYVTSFELPFRLLLVRAPQLIADVRETLQLSRKAAVFNGKRYGCVYSLKQDLQAVPESFHYHLTNRIRRVEATGLTAAPYQQIAREIKPARDRLRQALIAGLPVTALDALFWFGSQRVAADIAQLRRSGMAIVTEEVEVSDNLFNTTRRVPVYRLTSA, from the coding sequence GTGGCCGGGAGAGTTGATTACGATATTGAAAAATACCAGTTTACCGAAGCCGGTGAAACGTCGCGGCTGCGGGAGCAGTGGCGCGAAGTCTATCAGGAGTGCCGTCAGCTGCAGGCCGGGGCAGAGGAGCGCCTGCGCATTGCGTTACTGAACGTCGACTATGTCACCAGCTTCGAGCTGCCTTTTCGCCTGCTGCTGGTGCGCGCGCCGCAGCTGATCGCCGACGTCCGCGAGACGCTGCAGCTCAGCCGTAAAGCCGCCGTTTTCAACGGCAAACGTTACGGCTGCGTCTACAGTTTGAAGCAGGATTTACAGGCTGTACCGGAGAGCTTTCATTACCACCTGACAAACCGCATTCGTCGCGTCGAAGCGACGGGCCTGACGGCGGCACCGTACCAGCAGATCGCCCGGGAGATTAAACCTGCCCGGGATCGACTCCGCCAGGCATTAATCGCCGGCCTGCCGGTTACCGCGCTTGATGCCCTGTTCTGGTTCGGCAGCCAGCGGGTGGCGGCGGACATTGCCCAGCTGCGCCGGTCCGGGATGGCTATTGTCACTGAGGAGGTGGAGGTCAGCGACAATCTGTTCAATACCACCCGGCGGGTACCGGTTTATCGTCTGACCAGCGCGTGA
- a CDS encoding AraC family transcriptional regulator, with protein MPSPFANTLYDPDASSCPAVARHLDFVEYEAEVPVHSHRKGQLIIVLYGAVRCRAENNLWIVPPRCAVWIPGGIAHSVTATWNARLNYLFIEPGAAALPDSCCALALSSLIHELVGRLTREGADYAADSHAGRLTRVTLDELATMPAQRLNLPVSAHPKIRAMADRLVSHPDDRSTLPVWAKRLALSERSLARLMQRETGLTFGRWRQQLHLIIALQELASGVSVQNVAAKLGYESVNAFITLFKKTMGTTPAHYFAERQTGTR; from the coding sequence ATGCCATCACCTTTTGCCAATACGCTGTACGATCCGGACGCGTCTTCCTGCCCGGCCGTCGCGCGCCATCTTGATTTTGTCGAGTATGAAGCCGAAGTGCCGGTGCATAGCCATCGCAAAGGACAACTGATTATCGTGCTGTATGGCGCGGTGCGTTGTCGGGCGGAAAATAACCTGTGGATCGTGCCGCCTCGCTGCGCGGTATGGATCCCGGGCGGTATTGCCCACAGTGTGACCGCCACCTGGAACGCGCGCCTCAACTACCTGTTTATTGAACCCGGGGCGGCGGCGCTGCCCGACAGCTGCTGCGCGCTGGCGCTCTCTTCCCTGATCCATGAGCTGGTGGGGCGGCTCACCCGCGAAGGGGCGGACTACGCGGCGGATAGCCATGCCGGGAGACTGACCCGGGTGACCCTTGACGAGCTGGCGACCATGCCGGCGCAGCGCCTGAATCTGCCCGTCTCAGCGCACCCCAAAATACGCGCCATGGCCGACAGGCTGGTGAGTCATCCAGACGATCGCAGTACCCTGCCGGTGTGGGCGAAACGTCTGGCGCTGAGTGAACGCTCCCTGGCGCGCCTGATGCAGCGGGAGACCGGCCTCACCTTCGGACGCTGGCGCCAGCAGCTGCATCTGATTATTGCCCTGCAGGAGCTGGCCAGCGGCGTTTCGGTACAAAACGTGGCGGCTAAGCTGGGGTATGAGTCGGTGAATGCTTTCATTACCCTGTTTAAAAAAACGATGGGGACGACGCCGGCGCACTATTTTGCCGAACGGCAGACCGGCACTCGTTAA